TGGCATTTGTGACGTGCCGTTCTCAGGACGCGCGTCTCTGGCTGGAATATGTATCCGCTCGCGTTAACTATGCGATGAGAAAGGGGCGCGGAGAGGGGCGCAGCGGTCGCGCGTAACGGAACCGGATGCGCAGTTCCACGCTCATAACCCGCCAAGCACTTGCAAGAAGTCGCAATATGATCAAATCATTAGCCGACCGACTGTCCATGAGGAGAGATCATGACAACGATTCAGACCACCCCGTTCGAGGGCCAGAAGCCCGGCACTTCGGGGTTGCGCAAGAAAACCAAGGTTTTCATGCAAAAGCACTTTTTGGAAAATTTTATTCAATCCACCTTTGACGCGATCGGCGGTGTGGATGGTAAAATTCTGGTTCTGGGCGGTGACGGACGGTATTTCGGCAAAGAAGCGGCGCAGATCATTCTGAAAATGGCGGCGGCCAATGGGGCGGCCAAAGTGTTTGTGGGGCAGGGTGCGTGGCTTTCGACGCCTGCGGCCTCTCATCTGATCCGCACGCTTGAAACCGATGGCGGGATCATCCTGTCGGCCAGCCATAATCCGGGCGGCCCCGAAGAGGATTTCGGCGTTAAATATAACGCGGCCAATGGGGGGCCAGCGCCGGAAAAGATCACCGATGCGATCTTCGAGCGCACGAAAAACATCACCTCCTATCTCAAACTGGACGTGCCGGACGTGGATCTGGGCCATATCGGCACGCAGACGCTGGGGGAAATGGTTGTCGAGGTGCTCGATCCTGTGGCGGCCTATGCCGATATGATGGAAGGCATTTTCGACTTTGCCGCGTTGAAAGCGCTGTTTGCCAAGGGCTTCCGGATGCGCATGGATTCGATGTGCGCGATCACCGGTCCCTACGCGGTCGAGATCTTCGAGAACCGTCTGGGGGCGCCGAAAGGTACTGTGGTCCATGAGGTGCCGCTGGAGGATTTCGGTGGCATGCATCCCGATCCGAATCCGACCTGGGCGCATGAGCTGATGGCCGAGATGATGGGCGAGAATGCCCCCGATTTCGGCGCGGCTTCCGATGGCGATGGTGACCGCAACATGATTCTGGGCGCGGGCACCTATGTCTCGCCCTCCGATAGTCTGGCGGTGATCGCGGCCAATGCGAAACTGGTGCCGGCCTATGCCGAGGGGCTGAAGGGTGTGGCACGCTCGATGCCGACGTCGGCGGCGGTGGACCGTGTGGCCGAGGCACTGGGACTGGCCTGTTTCGAGACCCCGACCGGTTGGAAGTTTTTCGGCAACCTGATGGATGCGGGGCGCGTGTCGCTCTGCGGCGAGGAAAGCTTCGGGACAGGCTCCGACCATGTGCGCGAGAAGGACGGCCTCTGGGCGGTGCTGATGTGGCTCAACATCATCGCGGCGCGTGGCCAGTCGGTCGGCGAGATCGTTGCGGATCACTTCAAGCGCTTTGGCCGCAACTATTATTCGCGCCATGATTACGAGGCGCTGCCGAAAGAGCTGGCGGAAGGCATGCTGGATGATTTGCGCGCCAAGCTTTCCGACCTTCCCGGCAAGGAATATCAGGGGCTTGTCGTCGGCAATGCCGATGAATTCGCCTATACCGATCCGGTCGACCAATCCGTTTCGCAGCATCAGGGCTTCCGTATCCTGTTTGCGGGCGGGTCGCGTGTTGTGCTGCGCCTGTCTGGCACGGGCACCGAGGGCGCAACCCTGCGGGTCTATCTGGAGCGCTATGTTGCAGGTCCCGAAGGTCTGGCTCAGGACCCGCAAGAGGCCTTGGCCCCGATCATCAAGGCGACCGAAGAGATTGTCGGCATTGCCGCGACCACCGGCAAGCAGCAGCCGGATGTGATTACCTGATCTTGGTCAGGTTTTACGGCAGAAGGGGCGGGTCTTTCCGCCCCTTTTCTTTTGCCACTTGCTTGACCTTGCGTGGGGAAGGGCAGAACGTGGGGGCGAAGACGATTACGGAGGGCCCTATGGCTGATTTACCCTTTGATCTTGAAGCCCTTGACCGCTTGGCGAAAGTGGCTGTCCAAACCGGTTTGAACCTGCGGAAGGGGCAGGATCTTGTGGTGACCGCGCCGGTCGAAGCACTGCCGCTTCTGCGTCGTATCGTGGCCGAGGCCTATAAGGCGGGCGCGGGCCTTGTGACGCCGATCCTGTCGGATAGCGAGATGGCAAAGGCGCGCTATGACTATGCTGCGGATGATAGTTTCGACACCGCAGCGGGCTGGCTTTATGAAGGTATGGCCAAGGCTTATGCCAATGGCGCGGCACGTCTGGCGATTGTGGGCGAAGACCCGATGCTGCTTTCGGAATGCGATCCGGCGAAAGTGTCGCGCGCGGGCAAGGCCAATGCCAAAGCCTATAAACCCGCATTGGAGAAAATTTCGAATTTTGAAATCAACTGGTCGATTGTCAGCTATCCGACCGTGGCGTGGGCCAAGCGTATTTTCCCCGATCTCTCGGATCGGGAGGCTCAGGCGAAACTGGCCGAGGCGATTTTTGCGGCTTCCCGTGTGGATCGAGCTGATCCGGTCTCGGCTTGGGCCGACCATAACGCGACGCTTGCGAAAAAATCGGCCTGGCTCAACGAAGAACGGTTTTCGGCGCTGCATTTCACGGGGCCGGGCACTGATCTGGTGGTGGGGCTGGCCGATGATCATGAATGGCATGGCGGGGCCTCGCCCGCGCAGAACGGGATCGTCTGCAATCCGAATATCCCGACCGAAGAGGTTTTCACCACGCCGCATAAGGACCGCATCAATGGCACCGTGCGCGCGACCAAGCCGCTGTCGCATCAGGGCAGCCTGATCGAGAATATCGAGATGGTGTTCAAGGATGGCCGCGCCATCGAGGTCCGTGCGAGCAAGGGCGAGGCGGTTCTGAAAGAGCTTGTCGCGACCGACGATGGCGCGTGCAGTCTGGGCGAGGTGGCGTTGGTGCCCTTCCATTCGCCTATCTCGGAATCCGGTATTCTGTTCTACAACACGCTTTATGACGAGAATGCCGCCTGTCACATCGCTTTGGGGCAGTGCTATTCGAAGTGTTTCCTTGACGGCGCACGCCTGAAGCCCGACGAGATTGCGGCCAAAGGGGGCAATAGCTCGCTGATCCATGTCGACTGGATGATTGGCGGGCCGCAGACCGATATCGATGGTATTCGTGCCGATGGCAGTCGTGTCGCGATTTTCCGCAACGGCGATTGGGCCTGATCCGCAGGGTCTTCGCCCAAGCTGGCGAGCATCCTTGACACAACAAACGGCCCCGCAGGACGGGGCCGTTTTTTAAGTTATTGATCGTCAAACCGGTTTGAAACGGGACGCTTCATGCGGGCCGGAAGTTCGGCCCGTCGAACACCCGCCTCGGGTTCCCGCGCTGGATCTGGCCGTGCAGGTCGTGCAGCGCCATGCGCGCCGCCGCCTCGTTCATGGCCCGATCGGCAGAGATCAGCGCCGAAAGCCGGTCGATTGCGATCTTGCGGTTCTGGTGCTGCGAGCGGCTCTCACGCACCACAACCGACCAGAGGCGGCCCTGCGGGTCACACCAGCGTGCCCGAATCGCGCTGGAGGTCTTGTTCTGGTGCTGGCCACCCGGACCTCCGGCGCGCAGGCCGTCCATCACCACCTCATCGGGGGCAATGGACAGGCAGGCAGGACGGGAGGGCAGGCGGAAGATCTGGGCAAACCAGTTCTTGCGCGGATGTGCGGGGCGCAGCCTTGAGGCGCAGCGCCATAGCACCGTGCCTTCCCAGTCGCGCGCCATATCCGTCGCCCCCGAGCCGGTCAGAACGACCACAGCCGAAGACGGGCCATGCAGGGCAGCACGTTCGGATATGTCGATATCCAGCCCGAGGATCCCGGCCTCGTCAGCCAGTGCCTCCAGCAGATATGCGACCGCCTGACGGCATTCTGCCGGTCCGTTGCCCGAGGAGACAAGTAGGGTTTCGCGTGGGCTCATCTTTGGCCTCCTGACGTTTTATAGGTGATCAGCGGCACCATGCGCGCCAGCGGCGTGGCCAGCCCGAAAGCGGTCAGATCCGCCAGCACCGCTTCGGGAGCCTTATAGGCAGGGCCGGCCTCTTCAATCAGCAGGTCGCGGTCATGGCAGATCACGCGGCCCCCGAAGCGGGTGCGGGTCAGCGCTTCCAGTTCGGATCTGACCTTGCGGATGCGCCCATGCATCGAGGCGCGGTCGTAGCGCCGTCCTGCACCATGTGACACCGAGGAGAGGGCTTCGGGCACCGTATCCGGCAACGCCAGCAGGAAGCTTGGTGCCTCGCGCGAACCGGCCAGCGGAACCAGACCACGATCGGCCTCGGCGGCCCCCTTGCGATGCAGCCAGTGCCCCTGATGCGCCACCACCGAATTATGGACGCTGTCGCAAAGAGGCGTGACGGTCGTGCCCAGAGCGTCGGCGGCGGTTTCGGCAATCAGGCGACGATTGAGGCGCGCCCATGCCACGGCCCGTGCATGCAGGGCCAGATAGGCGTTCCCCGCCGCGCTTTGCGGGTCAAACCCCGCCTTCCAGCTGTCCTCCAGCCCGTCGAAAATCTGCGCCCCGTAACCGCGCGAGCCAGAATGGACCAGCAGACACAGAT
The sequence above is drawn from the Thioclava sp. GXIMD4216 genome and encodes:
- a CDS encoding peptide chain release factor-like protein gives rise to the protein MSPRETLLVSSGNGPAECRQAVAYLLEALADEAGILGLDIDISERAALHGPSSAVVVLTGSGATDMARDWEGTVLWRCASRLRPAHPRKNWFAQIFRLPSRPACLSIAPDEVVMDGLRAGGPGGQHQNKTSSAIRARWCDPQGRLWSVVVRESRSQHQNRKIAIDRLSALISADRAMNEAAARMALHDLHGQIQRGNPRRVFDGPNFRPA
- a CDS encoding alpha-D-glucose phosphate-specific phosphoglucomutase; translated protein: MTTIQTTPFEGQKPGTSGLRKKTKVFMQKHFLENFIQSTFDAIGGVDGKILVLGGDGRYFGKEAAQIILKMAAANGAAKVFVGQGAWLSTPAASHLIRTLETDGGIILSASHNPGGPEEDFGVKYNAANGGPAPEKITDAIFERTKNITSYLKLDVPDVDLGHIGTQTLGEMVVEVLDPVAAYADMMEGIFDFAALKALFAKGFRMRMDSMCAITGPYAVEIFENRLGAPKGTVVHEVPLEDFGGMHPDPNPTWAHELMAEMMGENAPDFGAASDGDGDRNMILGAGTYVSPSDSLAVIAANAKLVPAYAEGLKGVARSMPTSAAVDRVAEALGLACFETPTGWKFFGNLMDAGRVSLCGEESFGTGSDHVREKDGLWAVLMWLNIIAARGQSVGEIVADHFKRFGRNYYSRHDYEALPKELAEGMLDDLRAKLSDLPGKEYQGLVVGNADEFAYTDPVDQSVSQHQGFRILFAGGSRVVLRLSGTGTEGATLRVYLERYVAGPEGLAQDPQEALAPIIKATEEIVGIAATTGKQQPDVIT
- a CDS encoding aminopeptidase, which gives rise to MADLPFDLEALDRLAKVAVQTGLNLRKGQDLVVTAPVEALPLLRRIVAEAYKAGAGLVTPILSDSEMAKARYDYAADDSFDTAAGWLYEGMAKAYANGAARLAIVGEDPMLLSECDPAKVSRAGKANAKAYKPALEKISNFEINWSIVSYPTVAWAKRIFPDLSDREAQAKLAEAIFAASRVDRADPVSAWADHNATLAKKSAWLNEERFSALHFTGPGTDLVVGLADDHEWHGGASPAQNGIVCNPNIPTEEVFTTPHKDRINGTVRATKPLSHQGSLIENIEMVFKDGRAIEVRASKGEAVLKELVATDDGACSLGEVALVPFHSPISESGILFYNTLYDENAACHIALGQCYSKCFLDGARLKPDEIAAKGGNSSLIHVDWMIGGPQTDIDGIRADGSRVAIFRNGDWA
- a CDS encoding RNA ligase RtcB family protein, with translation MGISFSGRTGRAPVRHFYTRDSWIDGRAEDQLAQVAGWSGMQSVAGFPDLHPGKFGPVGAAFLADRIYPQLVGTDIGCGMGLWRLDLPRRKLKLDKAAKRLEVLERGTDPAQAADALAAAGLTGQIGEAGLGTIGGGNHFCELQTVEETDGTAGLRKGDLCLLVHSGSRGYGAQIFDGLEDSWKAGFDPQSAAGNAYLALHARAVAWARLNRRLIAETAADALGTTVTPLCDSVHNSVVAHQGHWLHRKGAAEADRGLVPLAGSREAPSFLLALPDTVPEALSSVSHGAGRRYDRASMHGRIRKVRSELEALTRTRFGGRVICHDRDLLIEEAGPAYKAPEAVLADLTAFGLATPLARMVPLITYKTSGGQR